A portion of the Meriones unguiculatus strain TT.TT164.6M chromosome 11, Bangor_MerUng_6.1, whole genome shotgun sequence genome contains these proteins:
- the Rgs18 gene encoding regulator of G-protein signaling 18 isoform X2, giving the protein MKTRAKEKRNRLSLLLQRPEFHGETNTSKSALFAKETRVCPEEAVKWAESFDKLLSHRDGMDAFTRFLKTEFSEENIEFWVACEDFKKCKEPQQIVLKAKAIYEKFIQNDAPKEVNLDFHTKEVITKSITQPTLHSFDAAQSRVYQLMEQDSYTRFLKSEIYLHLLEGRPQRPTNLRRRSRSFTYNDFQDVKADVAIWL; this is encoded by the exons agctaaagagaaaagaaatagatTAAGTCTTCTTCTGCAGAGGCCTGAATTCCACGGAGAAACTAACACCAGTAAATCTGCCCTCTTCGCCAAAGAAACAAG aGTCTGCCCTGAAGAAGCAGTGAAATGGGCTGAATCATTTGACAAACTGCTTTCTCATAGAG atgGAATGGATGCTTTTACCAGATTTCTTAAAACTGAATTCAGTGAAGAAAACATTGAATTTTGGGTAGCCTGTGAAGATTTCAAGAAATGCAAGGAACCTCAACAAATTGTCCTAAAAGCAAAAGCAATATATGAGAAATTCATCCAAAATGATGCCCCAAAAGAG GTTAACCTTGATTTTCACACCAAAGAAGTAATTACCAAGAGCATCACACAACCCACTCTCCACAGTTTTGATGCAGCACAGAGCAGAGTGTATCAGCTCATGGAACAAGACAGTTACACACGTTTTCTGAAATCTGAGATCTACTTACATTTGCTAGAAGGACGACCTCAGAGACCAACAAATCTCAGGAGACGATCACGATCATTTACCTACAATGACTTCCAAGATGTAAAGGCAGATGTTGCCATTTGGCTATGA
- the Rgs18 gene encoding regulator of G-protein signaling 18 isoform X1 — translation MKMSMVVFSQLNMCESKEKTFFKLIHGSGKEETSIEAKMRAKEKRNRLSLLLQRPEFHGETNTSKSALFAKETRVCPEEAVKWAESFDKLLSHRDGMDAFTRFLKTEFSEENIEFWVACEDFKKCKEPQQIVLKAKAIYEKFIQNDAPKEVNLDFHTKEVITKSITQPTLHSFDAAQSRVYQLMEQDSYTRFLKSEIYLHLLEGRPQRPTNLRRRSRSFTYNDFQDVKADVAIWL, via the exons ATGAAAATGTCAATGGTTGTCTTTTCTCAATTAAATATGTGTGAATCAAAAGAGAAAACTTTTTTCAAACTAATACATGGgtcaggaaaagaagaaacaagtatCGAGGCCAAAATGAG agctaaagagaaaagaaatagatTAAGTCTTCTTCTGCAGAGGCCTGAATTCCACGGAGAAACTAACACCAGTAAATCTGCCCTCTTCGCCAAAGAAACAAG aGTCTGCCCTGAAGAAGCAGTGAAATGGGCTGAATCATTTGACAAACTGCTTTCTCATAGAG atgGAATGGATGCTTTTACCAGATTTCTTAAAACTGAATTCAGTGAAGAAAACATTGAATTTTGGGTAGCCTGTGAAGATTTCAAGAAATGCAAGGAACCTCAACAAATTGTCCTAAAAGCAAAAGCAATATATGAGAAATTCATCCAAAATGATGCCCCAAAAGAG GTTAACCTTGATTTTCACACCAAAGAAGTAATTACCAAGAGCATCACACAACCCACTCTCCACAGTTTTGATGCAGCACAGAGCAGAGTGTATCAGCTCATGGAACAAGACAGTTACACACGTTTTCTGAAATCTGAGATCTACTTACATTTGCTAGAAGGACGACCTCAGAGACCAACAAATCTCAGGAGACGATCACGATCATTTACCTACAATGACTTCCAAGATGTAAAGGCAGATGTTGCCATTTGGCTATGA